From one Brachypodium distachyon strain Bd21 chromosome 4, Brachypodium_distachyon_v3.0, whole genome shotgun sequence genomic stretch:
- the LOC100845837 gene encoding uncharacterized protein LOC100845837 codes for MVHLPHMGKPRRGVKKEVVDDADDAAAGAEASPFQKRSRLAQLQQQPQQWTSCGASVSNQQSSQHDFLEEPSPLGLRLKKSPSLVDLIQMKLLQAGKAKESLHCGTASASEKLKASNFPGSILRIGSWEWVSRYEGDLVVKCYFAKHKLVWEVLDGGLKSKIEIQWSDICALKLVCSETEPGIMEIALSRQPLFFRETNPQPRKHTLWQATPDFTAGQASMHRRHFLQCAPGMMNKHVEKLVHCDPRLRSLRQQTDIKLENPYFESRCSIFEHPEDVKCQDFELNKDEDDHFGPVRFREPLLPRPALGRIDAEGRLQAGTSDGFPRHFPDSVTGNQSTKQDGASGEPQTNISWNGFKLSGIRRSMSKSELANHIGNQMYRQMYPGNQPAVDGSEGTSSKALDDITRYLLSDSQIVDSGDGSTGKVTFDELTRQLLNDSQITVAADERMLMSRVNSLCSLIHRDSGTGHTNPTLQGDNEMHERKLQPYTRPVGGDGGDSSLLSRQRSFGDLLTHLPRISSFPHFL; via the exons ATGGTTCACTTGCCGCACATGGGCAAGCCGCGGCGCGGGGTGAAGAAGGAGGTGGTGGACGACGCGGACGACGCAGCCGCGGGGGCCGAGGCGTCGCCGTTCCAGAAGAGGTCACGCCTCGCgcaactgcagcagcagccgcag CAATGGACCTCTTGTGGCGCCAGTGTGTCCAATCAGCAGTCATCACAGCATGATTTCCTCGAAGAGCCTAGCCCACTCGGCCTGCGGCTTAAGAAAAGCCCCTCTCTGGTGGATTTGATCCAAATGAAGCTTCTGCAGGCCGGTAAGGCCAAAGAATCCCTCCACTGTGGCACTGCTAGTGCATCGGAGAAATTGAAAGCTTCCAATTTCCCTGGTTCTATTCTAAGAATTGGATCTTGGGAG TGGGTATCGAGGTACGAAGGAGATCTGGTTGTGAAATGCTATTTTGCGAAGCACAAACTTGTGTGGGAAGTACTGGATGGCGGCCTCAAGAGCAAAATTGAGATTCAGTGGTCTGATATCTGTGCACTTAAGTTGGTCTGTTCTGAAACTGAACCTGGGATCATGGAGATTGCT TTGTCTAGACAACCACTTTTCTTCAGAGAAACAAACCCACAGCCAAGGAAGCACACTTTGTGGCAGGCAACCCCTGATTTTACAGCTGGACAGGCAAGCATGCACAG GAGGCACTTTCTTCAGTGTGCGCCTGGAATGATGAATAAGCATGTGGAGAAGCTTGTTCACTGTGACCCACGTCTACGCTCGCTAAGACAGCAAACTGACATCAAATTGGAGAATCCTTACTTTGAATCAAGATGTTCCATATTTGAACACCCAGAGGATGTAAAGTGCCAAGATTTTGAACTTAATAAAGATGAAGATGATCATTTTGGCCCTGTAAGATTTAGGGAGCCATTATTGCCTCGTCCTGCATTGGGTAGGATAGATGCCGAAGGAAGACTGCAAGCTGGAACATCAGATGGCTTTCCTCGGCATTTCCCTGATTCAG tTACTGGCAATCAATCTACTAAACAAGATGGTGCTTCCGGCGAACCACAAACAAACATTAGCTGGAACGGTTTTAAGTTGTCAGGGATCCGACGCTCCATGTCCAAGAGTGAGCTTGCAAACCACATTGGGAACCAAATGTACAGACAAATGTATCCAGGGAACCAGCCTGCAGTTGATGGTAGCGAAGGCACATCAAGTAAGGCCTTAGACGACATAACCCGGTACCTCCTGAGCGACTCCCAGATCGTTGACAGCGGTGATGGCTCAACGGGTAAAGTAACATTCGATGAGCTGACCCGGCAACTTCTGAACGACTCCCAAATCACTGTCGCTGCTGATGAGAGGATGCTCATGTCAAGGGTTAACTCTCTGTGCTCATTGATCCACAGAGATTCAGGCACAGGACATACAAACCCTACCCTTCAGGGGGACAATGAGATGCATGAGAGAAAGCTCCAACCTTATACCCGGCCGGTTGGAGGGGACGGTGGCGATAGCTCATTGCTGTCGAGGCAACGGTCATTTGGGGATCTCCTTACGCATCTCCCACGCATCTCATCGTTTCCTCACTTCTTGTGA
- the LOC100831271 gene encoding cinnamoyl-CoA reductase 2, protein MPMIETTTTGGDVPPVPEAAASLPGHGRTVCVTGAGGFIASWLVKRLLQKGYTVRGTVRNPVDPKNDHLRALEGAAERLVLVRADLLDPESLVAAFQGCEGVFHAASPVTDDPEKMIEPAIRGTRYVLSAAADMGIKRVVFTSTIGTVYMNPYRDADKPVDDTCWSDLDYCKKTANWYCYAKTVAEQAAWELAEQRGVSLLVVNPVLVLGPLLQPTVNASAEHVMKYLTGSAKTYANAAQAYVHVRDVAEAHVRVYERPTARGRYICAEGTTLHRGELCRVLAKLFPEYPVPTECKDRVNPPVKGYRFTNQRLKDLGMEFVPVLQSIYETVRSLQEKGLLPVLPTTTNNNDNNLLLS, encoded by the exons ATGCCGATGAtcgagacgacgacgacaggcGGCGATgtgccgccggtgccggaggcggcggcgagcctcCCGGGGCACGGGCGGACGGTGTGCGTCACCGGCGCCGGGGGCTTCATCGCGTCGTGGCTCGTCAAGCGCCTCCTCCAGAAGGGATACACCGTGCGCGGCACCGTCCGCAACCCTG TTGATCCGAAGAACGACCACCTGAGAGCCTTggagggcgcggcggagcggcTCGTGCTCGTCCGTGCCGACCTCCTCGACCCGGAgagcctcgtcgccgccttccaGGGCTGCGAGGGCGTCTTCCACGCCGCTTCCCCCGTCACCGACGACCCC GAGAAGATGATCGAGCCGGCCATCCGTGGCACTCGGTACGtgctgtcggcggcggccgacatGGGCATCAAGCGCGTGGTCTTCACATCCACCATCGGCACCGTGTACATGAACCCCTACAGAGACGCCGACAAGCCCGTCGACGACACTTGCTGGAGCGACCTCGACTACTGCAAGAAGACCGCG AACTGGTACTGCTACGCGAAGACGGTGGCGGAGCAGGCGGCGTGGGAGCTGGCGGAGCAGCGCGGGGTGTCGCTGCTGGTGGTGAACCCGGTGCTGGTGCTGGGCCCGCTTCTGCAGCCCACGGTGAACGCGAGCGCGGAGCACGTCATGAAGTACCTGACGGGCTCCGCCAAGACGTACGCCAACGCGGCCCAGGCCTACGTGCACGTCCGGGACGTCGCCGAGGCCCACGTCCGCGTCTACGAGCGGCCCACGGCCCGCGGCCGCTACATCTGCGCCGAGGGCACCACGCTCCACAGAGGGGAGCTCTGCCGCGTCCTCGCCAAGCTCTTTCCCGAGTACCCCGTGCCCACGGAATGCAAGGACCGAGTGAACCCGCCCGTGAAAGGGTACAGGTTCACGAACCAGAGGCTCAAGGATTTGGGGATGGAGTTCGTGCCCGTGCTGCAGAGCATCTACGAGACCGTCCGGAGCCTGCAGGAGAAAGGGTTGCTGCCCGTGctccccaccaccaccaacaacaacgacaacaacCTGCTGCTCTCATGA